The Acholeplasma laidlawii PG-8A DNA window ACTTATGGGTAAAAAGGATTTAGGTATCCATACTGAAATGTTTACTACAGGTATCATGAAACTTATTAAAGCCGGTGTTGCAAACGGTGCTAGAAAAAACTACATGCCTCATAAACATGTGGCCGCCTTTGCATATGGCACACAAGAATTATATGACTTTTTAAATAACAACCCAAGTATTTACTTTATGCGTGGTGTTCATGCAAATGACCCATACATTATCGGTAAGAATGATAACCAAGTAAGTATCAACACAACATTAGAAGTTGATTTAACCGGACAATGTGCATCTGAATCCATTGGACCTGTTCAATTTTCAGGTACAGGTGGTCAATCAGACACAGCTGTAGGGGCTCAAAACTCTAAAAATGGTCGTTCATTTATCGCTTTATACTCAACTGCAATGGTTAAAAATCCAGTAACTGGTGAGCGTGAAGAAATATCAAAAATTGTACCGATGCTTAAACAAGGTGCAGCTGTATCCTTATCAAGAAATGATGTGGATTATGTTGTAACTGAATATGGTATGGTTTCTCTTCGTGGCACAACCATTCAAGAAAGAACCAAACTACTTATCTCCATCGCGCATCCTAAATTTAGAGAACAATTACTAAAAGAAGCTAAAGAATTAATGTACATTGGTCAAGATTATGAGCTACTTTAATTATTTAGGTAAAAAAATATATTACGATGTTGCTGGAAGTGGTCAACCGGTTGTTATTTTAAATGGCATCATGATGTCTACTAAAAGTTGGGAACCTTTTAAAGAAAGTTTAAGTGAACACTTTCAATTTATTAGGGTAGACTTTTTAGATCAAGGACAAAGTGATTCTTATGAAACAAACTATACTCAAAGTGTACAAGTAGACCTAGTTAAAGCATTATTAGATCACTTAGATATAAATAAGGTAGATCTAGTAGGTATTAGCTATGGTGGTGAAGTTGCATTACAGTTTGCAATTAAATATGGTCACTATCTCGATAGATTGATTGTGTATAACTCAGTAGCATATACTACATATACACTTGCTGAAACTGGTCATCTTTGGAATCAATTTGCTAAGGAAAAGGATGCGCATAAATACTATGAAGCAACTATTCCAGTGATTTATTCTAAGGAGTTTAACAAAACTAAAAAAGAATGGATGGCCGCTAGAAAAAAATTCTTAACAGAAAATACTTTTAGTGACGAGAAATTCTTAAACCGAATGATTAGACTAACCAATTCTGCAGAAAGCTACGATGTAAGACATGAACTTGATAAGATCAAGGTACCTGTCATGATTGTAGGTGCAGAAGAAGATTATTTAACACCACTAGTTCATCAAAGAATTTTAAATAATAATTTACCAAACTCTAGACTTGTGATACTACCAGGTGTTGGTCATGCTTCCATGTATGAAGTACCTGAAGTGTTTACAACAATCTTAATCGGATTTTTAAAGACTAAATTAGAATTTACGATATAACACTAGGAGGGGATATTAGTGAAATTAAAACAAGTTGAACTTAAAAATGGTGAAACCATAAGCTATTATGAACAAGGAAATTCTAAGGAGACATTACTGCTAATTCATGGTAATACATCCTCAGCGATATTCTTTGAACCATTAATGCAAATATTACCAAAAAACCAAAGTGTCATAGCACCTGATTTAAGAGGTTTTGGTAATTCAAGTTATAAAAAAAATATTGAAACTTTATCAGATTTTGCCGAAGATATAAAGTTATTACTAGAGCAATTAGGATTAAATTGCGTTAGTATACTAGGATGGTCTCTAGGTGGTGCCATTGCGATGGAATTTGCATCTACTTATCCAAATATGGTAAGTAATCTTATTCTATTGTCATCTGGCTCCCCTAAAGGATATCCTGTATTTACAAAGGATGAAAAAGGGCAACCAATGATTCCTCATGTATACAAGAAAAAAGAAGACATGGCGCTTGATCCTGTTCAAGTCCTACCACTTCTTAATATTTATGAAACAAAAAATAGTCAAATGCTTGCAACCATCTATAACTATGTAATCTATACAGGACATAAAAAGCCTGACAATGATGCAAACCTAAGATGGATGAATGAAGCAGTTAAACAAAGAAACTTAGTGGATGTAGACTGGGCACTAGCAAATTTCAATATTTCTAGTGAACCAAGCTTATACCAACTAGGAAACAATAAACTATCTAACCTAAAAGCTAAAACATTGATTATTTGGGGTGACAAAGATGTTACAGTACCAAAAATTATGTTTGATGAAACTGTTAGGTTACTACCAGAAGCTACTGTATTAGTATATGAAAATGCAGGTCATTCTATTGTAGTAGATGAAACTGAAAAATTAGCAATCGATATTGTTCATTTCATCTCCTAGTCTTGATTTTTATTCATGAGTAGAGTTATGTCGTTGACATGACTCTATTTTCATAAAATAAGGCATACTTATGACCAAAATAACTCATATTTTTGGGTTTGATTTAAGTACATGTTATAATAATTTTGAAGGTGAAATTATGCAACAAAAAATTAGATTAAATGATATTTTAGAAATTGATGTAAAACGCATGGGTATTAATGGTGAGGGCATAGGTTACTATGAACGACTTGCTATTTTTATTGATAATGCACTACCTGGAGAAAAAGTCTTAGCTCAAATTACAGAAGTTTTTCCCAACAGAGCGACTGCTAAGGTACTACAAACATTAGAAAAGAGTCCAAATAGGGTAAAACCTTTATGTCCTGTTTATGATGCATGTGGTGGTTGTCAGGTACAACATTTTGATTATAATGCAATGCTTAATCAAAAAAAGGATATCATTAAAAAAGCCTTAGATAGATATGTCAAACGTTATGATGCACATATTATTTCAGACACAATTGGTATGGATAATCCTAAAAATTATAGAAATAAAGCATCACTACCTTTAAGACTAATAGATAATAAAAACCGTTTTGGTATGTTTGCTAGAAACTCTAATGCTTTTGTTCCTATTAATACATGTGGTGTTCAACATACTAAAATTAATGACATCTTTACAACTATGACAAGTCTCATGGATAGATATCACATTGATGCATATGACCCGGTACTACAAACTGGTATCATTTCACATGCTATTGTTAGAATTACAGAAAA harbors:
- a CDS encoding alpha/beta fold hydrolase codes for the protein MSYFNYLGKKIYYDVAGSGQPVVILNGIMMSTKSWEPFKESLSEHFQFIRVDFLDQGQSDSYETNYTQSVQVDLVKALLDHLDINKVDLVGISYGGEVALQFAIKYGHYLDRLIVYNSVAYTTYTLAETGHLWNQFAKEKDAHKYYEATIPVIYSKEFNKTKKEWMAARKKFLTENTFSDEKFLNRMIRLTNSAESYDVRHELDKIKVPVMIVGAEEDYLTPLVHQRILNNNLPNSRLVILPGVGHASMYEVPEVFTTILIGFLKTKLEFTI
- a CDS encoding alpha/beta fold hydrolase — protein: MKLKQVELKNGETISYYEQGNSKETLLLIHGNTSSAIFFEPLMQILPKNQSVIAPDLRGFGNSSYKKNIETLSDFAEDIKLLLEQLGLNCVSILGWSLGGAIAMEFASTYPNMVSNLILLSSGSPKGYPVFTKDEKGQPMIPHVYKKKEDMALDPVQVLPLLNIYETKNSQMLATIYNYVIYTGHKKPDNDANLRWMNEAVKQRNLVDVDWALANFNISSEPSLYQLGNNKLSNLKAKTLIIWGDKDVTVPKIMFDETVRLLPEATVLVYENAGHSIVVDETEKLAIDIVHFIS